One genomic region from Bradyrhizobium icense encodes:
- a CDS encoding biotin/lipoate--protein ligase family protein — MEQTLDLPPGYTLVALRELGDAFAHACEIAAEAGAGTLTWVRRYDLVEFAVVLEPDEPLSSARRAFFAGMNALADAIAAHCPPEREVEFDWPDAIRFDAGLLGGGRLAWPADCAEDEVPPWLVFGVILRAAAMAHVPEVQAASGVSLLSEGFEMVDTDAIIESFARHLMTAFDRWKERGFEAIARDYLERLPKGKAGERRGIDVNGDLLVSLPGGSGAPERNSLVDALARANWYDPQARGPKFE; from the coding sequence ATGGAACAGACGCTCGATCTGCCGCCCGGTTATACTTTGGTCGCGTTGCGCGAGCTCGGCGACGCCTTCGCCCATGCTTGCGAGATTGCGGCGGAGGCGGGGGCCGGAACGCTTACCTGGGTGCGCCGCTACGATCTGGTCGAGTTTGCGGTGGTGCTTGAACCCGACGAGCCACTCAGCTCGGCAAGGCGGGCGTTCTTTGCCGGCATGAATGCGCTGGCGGATGCGATTGCTGCCCATTGTCCGCCGGAGCGGGAGGTTGAGTTCGACTGGCCTGACGCGATCCGCTTCGACGCCGGACTGCTCGGCGGCGGGCGGCTTGCCTGGCCCGCGGATTGCGCCGAGGACGAGGTGCCGCCATGGCTCGTTTTCGGCGTGATCCTGCGCGCGGCCGCCATGGCGCATGTTCCGGAGGTGCAGGCGGCCTCGGGCGTGTCCCTGCTGAGCGAAGGTTTCGAGATGGTCGATACCGATGCCATCATCGAAAGCTTTGCCCGGCATTTGATGACCGCGTTCGATCGCTGGAAGGAGCGCGGCTTCGAGGCGATCGCGCGGGACTATCTGGAACGGCTTCCCAAGGGCAAGGCCGGTGAGCGCCGGGGCATTGACGTGAACGGCGATCTTCTGGTGAGCCTGCCGGGCGGTAGTGGAGCGCCGGAGCGGAACAGCCTTGTGGATGCGCTGGCAAGAGCCAATTGGTATGATCCGCAGGCGCGGGGTCCGAAATTCGAATGA
- a CDS encoding 4Fe-4S binding protein, whose translation MSAATSRLLICSCEKTIPLDAEAIGRGCPARVTQANQLCGLDLDRFKEALAEATPVTVACTQEAPLFREVAESSPQAQLTFVNIRETGGWSKDAAAAGPKAAALIAAAQEDMPPLSLVTLESGGVALIYGHDEIAIEAAQRLADRLDITVLLTKPGDVIPRRTNEFPVLKGTIRNARGHLGRFELAIDDYALPSPSSRAKLVFGPSRNGATSTCDLILDLSGGTPLFPAHELRPGYLRADPRDKAAVERAIADAGGLVGTFDKPRFVNFEPSLCAHSRSSITGCTRCLDLCPTGAIAPNGNAVAIDANVCAGCGSCASVCPTGAASYALPSADALMRRLRTLLQTYRKAGGRDAMVLFHDGEHGEDIIDALARFGEGLPANVLPLRVNEVTQVGPEIIASVFAYGGSGVALLTRAKPRHDITALRRAVETSDRIVGALGFGAGIIQIVETDDPDQLRAMLDAAPRGVATQKPAGFVPRGAKRGVLETTFRELHLAAPTPVEVVPLAPGAPFGTVNLNVDGCTLCHACVTACPTGALSDNPDRAMLRFTESLCVQCGLCQSTCPEKVISIEPRLDFEAWNTPQRVLKEEEPFNCIACGKPFGTKSSIDRVLAKLGGERHWMFQGANARRLDVIKMCADCRVEAVVNESFDPHAVRQRPPVMSTEDYLRAREVKKDDPLGS comes from the coding sequence ATGAGTGCGGCGACGTCTCGCCTCCTGATTTGCAGTTGCGAGAAGACCATTCCGCTCGATGCGGAAGCGATCGGCCGTGGCTGCCCGGCCAGGGTCACGCAGGCAAACCAGCTTTGCGGGCTCGATCTCGATCGCTTCAAGGAAGCGCTCGCCGAAGCCACGCCGGTCACGGTTGCCTGCACACAGGAAGCGCCGCTGTTTCGGGAAGTGGCGGAAAGCTCCCCGCAAGCCCAGCTCACCTTCGTCAACATCCGCGAGACCGGCGGCTGGTCGAAAGACGCCGCGGCGGCCGGTCCGAAAGCCGCAGCGCTGATTGCTGCGGCCCAAGAAGACATGCCTCCGCTCTCGCTGGTGACGCTTGAGAGCGGCGGCGTTGCACTGATCTATGGCCACGACGAGATTGCCATCGAGGCGGCGCAGCGTCTCGCCGATCGTTTGGACATTACCGTGCTGCTGACAAAGCCCGGCGATGTGATCCCACGCCGGACCAACGAATTTCCCGTGCTCAAAGGCACCATACGCAACGCTCGCGGCCATCTCGGCCGATTCGAGCTTGCGATCGACGACTACGCGCTACCATCCCCCTCATCGCGCGCGAAGCTCGTGTTCGGACCTTCGCGTAACGGCGCGACGTCGACCTGCGACCTGATCCTCGATCTCTCCGGTGGCACGCCGTTGTTCCCCGCGCATGAACTCCGCCCCGGCTATCTGCGCGCCGATCCACGGGATAAGGCCGCCGTCGAGCGCGCGATCGCAGACGCCGGCGGCCTGGTCGGCACGTTCGACAAGCCGCGCTTTGTCAATTTCGAGCCGTCGCTCTGCGCGCATTCGCGCTCGTCCATTACCGGATGCACGCGTTGTCTCGACCTGTGTCCAACCGGCGCGATCGCGCCGAACGGCAACGCCGTCGCGATCGACGCCAATGTCTGCGCCGGCTGCGGCTCCTGCGCGTCGGTATGTCCGACCGGGGCGGCGTCCTATGCATTGCCGAGCGCGGACGCGCTGATGCGACGGCTGCGCACGCTGCTGCAGACTTACCGCAAGGCCGGCGGCCGCGACGCCATGGTCTTGTTTCACGACGGCGAGCATGGCGAGGACATCATCGATGCCCTGGCGCGGTTCGGCGAAGGCTTGCCGGCCAACGTACTGCCGCTGCGCGTCAACGAAGTGACGCAGGTCGGACCGGAGATCATCGCATCCGTCTTTGCTTACGGCGGCAGCGGCGTGGCGCTGCTGACGCGCGCCAAGCCACGTCACGACATCACGGCGCTTCGCCGCGCGGTCGAGACCTCGGATCGGATCGTTGGCGCGCTCGGCTTCGGTGCCGGCATCATCCAGATCGTCGAGACTGACGATCCAGACCAACTGCGCGCCATGCTGGACGCCGCCCCACGCGGCGTCGCAACGCAAAAGCCCGCCGGCTTTGTGCCACGCGGGGCGAAACGTGGCGTACTCGAAACGACGTTTCGCGAATTGCACCTCGCGGCCCCCACGCCGGTCGAAGTCGTTCCGCTGGCGCCGGGCGCTCCCTTCGGCACCGTGAACCTGAATGTCGACGGCTGCACGCTGTGCCATGCCTGCGTGACCGCCTGCCCGACCGGGGCGCTGTCGGACAACCCTGATCGCGCGATGCTGCGTTTCACCGAAAGCCTCTGTGTGCAGTGCGGGCTTTGTCAATCCACCTGCCCCGAGAAGGTCATCAGCATCGAGCCCCGCCTCGACTTCGAGGCCTGGAACACGCCGCAACGCGTGCTGAAAGAGGAAGAGCCTTTCAATTGCATCGCCTGCGGCAAACCGTTCGGCACCAAGAGCTCGATCGATCGCGTGCTGGCCAAACTCGGCGGCGAGAGGCACTGGATGTTCCAGGGCGCCAATGCCAGGCGGCTCGACGTCATCAAGATGTGCGCGGATTGCCGTGTCGAAGCCGTGGTGAACGAAAGTTTCGATCCGCATGCGGTGCGGCAGCGCCCGCCGGTCATGTCGACCGAAGATTATTTGCGCGCGCGCGAAGTGAAGAAGGACGATCCGCTTGGATCGTGA
- a CDS encoding class II aldolase/adducin family protein, whose product MTSAAHNTANAWPAANDQTLQIRIDLAAAYRLIHRLGLDDSIYTHISVRLPGRQDRFLINPYGLRFEEVTASNLVTVDLDGNVVDDPTGLGINPAGFTIHSAIHAARHDAICVLHTHTVAGIAVACQKRGLLPLNQWSLQFTDCLAYHDYEGIALDLDERSRLVADLGDKFAMVLRNHGMLTCGRSVAEAFKLMHNLERSCRAQLAIQSSGAEVIELSAAVACKTAGQYASFYDAIETNGVPDSEWAAFKRMLERTDPDFAN is encoded by the coding sequence ATGACAAGCGCAGCACACAACACCGCAAACGCCTGGCCGGCGGCGAACGACCAGACCCTGCAAATCCGGATCGACCTCGCGGCGGCCTACCGGCTGATTCACCGGCTTGGTCTCGACGACAGCATCTACACCCACATCTCCGTCCGGCTTCCGGGCCGGCAAGACCGCTTTCTCATCAACCCCTACGGCTTGCGTTTCGAGGAAGTCACGGCGTCCAACCTGGTGACGGTCGACCTCGACGGCAACGTCGTCGACGATCCCACGGGGCTCGGCATCAACCCGGCAGGTTTTACGATTCACAGTGCGATCCATGCCGCGCGGCATGATGCGATCTGTGTCCTGCACACGCACACGGTCGCCGGCATCGCCGTCGCCTGTCAGAAGCGAGGGCTGCTGCCGCTCAATCAATGGTCGCTGCAATTTACCGATTGCCTCGCCTATCACGACTATGAAGGCATCGCGCTCGATCTCGATGAGCGTTCGCGTCTGGTCGCCGATCTCGGCGACAAATTCGCAATGGTCTTGCGCAATCACGGCATGCTGACCTGCGGGCGCTCGGTCGCCGAAGCCTTCAAGCTGATGCACAATCTGGAGCGCTCCTGCCGCGCCCAACTGGCAATCCAGTCATCGGGGGCTGAGGTCATCGAGCTATCTGCAGCCGTGGCCTGCAAGACGGCCGGTCAGTACGCAAGCTTCTACGACGCGATTGAAACAAACGGCGTGCCCGACAGCGAATGGGCCGCCTTCAAGCGAATGCTTGAGCGGACCGATCCCGACTTTGCCAACTGA
- a CDS encoding DUF3306 domain-containing protein, protein MSGQDEADREKGFLARWSQRKQEAKQTEPKQDTPAAETGDSPAPPPAQAEAVEPEFDLSTLPKLEELTETTDITAFLRKGVPEHLRNAALRKSWALDPAIRNYVSPALEYAYDWNAPGGVPGGGELGAGVDVARLVAQIMGEPAAEIANSNANSGTGTAGPSPQSAERQLSAKSQEDLSDASLRPPDEPVTETEPVSDAKRDTGESASLGESEAAKSVALQQRVRRHGTAKPIV, encoded by the coding sequence ATGAGCGGTCAGGACGAGGCCGATCGAGAGAAGGGCTTTCTGGCGCGATGGTCGCAGCGCAAGCAGGAAGCAAAACAGACCGAGCCGAAGCAGGACACGCCGGCTGCCGAAACCGGCGATTCGCCAGCTCCACCGCCAGCGCAAGCCGAAGCGGTCGAGCCGGAGTTCGATCTCTCGACGCTGCCAAAGCTCGAGGAGCTGACGGAGACCACCGATATCACCGCCTTTCTTCGCAAAGGCGTTCCTGAACATTTGCGGAATGCGGCTTTGCGAAAGTCCTGGGCGCTGGACCCCGCGATTCGCAACTACGTCAGTCCAGCACTTGAATATGCCTATGACTGGAACGCGCCGGGCGGGGTGCCCGGCGGTGGCGAACTCGGCGCAGGCGTCGACGTGGCCCGGCTCGTCGCGCAAATCATGGGCGAGCCCGCCGCCGAAATTGCGAACTCCAACGCAAATTCCGGAACAGGGACAGCTGGTCCTTCGCCGCAGTCCGCTGAACGCCAGCTCTCGGCAAAATCGCAGGAAGACCTTTCTGACGCGTCTTTGCGACCGCCTGATGAACCCGTAACGGAAACGGAACCCGTTTCAGACGCGAAACGGGACACAGGGGAATCCGCGTCGTTGGGCGAATCTGAGGCAGCGAAATCTGTTGCATTGCAGCAACGAGTGCGACGCCATGGCACCGCAAAACCGATTGTTTAG
- a CDS encoding DUF3305 domain-containing protein — MAMNEASREVGVVVRRRSIDNPWIDQLWSPAMILDEVPATAPWTALSTEADATTYYAGSASIDLFSSETANYRDNLADGAPRIWVALRRQDGGNELELTKVTADPTEGEAMFESGCDVIGTVPMPPEIASWIAAFVDRFHVERVFHKRKRDRASGDRPRVPGGGPDERMGRK; from the coding sequence ATGGCAATGAATGAGGCATCCCGCGAGGTCGGCGTGGTGGTGCGGCGCCGTTCGATCGACAATCCCTGGATCGACCAGCTCTGGTCGCCGGCGATGATTCTGGACGAAGTGCCCGCGACCGCGCCGTGGACTGCGCTGTCCACCGAAGCCGATGCGACGACTTATTACGCCGGCTCGGCCAGCATCGATCTCTTCAGCTCGGAGACGGCGAACTATCGCGACAACCTTGCCGATGGCGCGCCGCGGATCTGGGTCGCGTTGCGGCGTCAGGACGGTGGCAATGAACTGGAGCTGACGAAAGTGACCGCCGACCCGACCGAAGGGGAGGCGATGTTCGAAAGCGGCTGCGACGTGATCGGCACCGTGCCGATGCCGCCCGAGATCGCGTCATGGATTGCAGCCTTCGTCGATCGATTCCATGTCGAGCGCGTGTTCCACAAGCGCAAGCGGGATCGCGCCAGCGGCGATCGGCCGCGCGTGCCGGGCGGCGGGCCCGACGAGAGGATGGGTCGCAAATGA
- a CDS encoding Mrp/NBP35 family ATP-binding protein: MDREQPVPATSSDLKARATSKAAGIPGVKHVIAVASGKGGVGKSTTSCNLALGFAALGLKTGILDADIYGPSQQKLFGLRGKPRQLGPRMLEPLERFGVKVMSIGFLVEEDNAMIWRGPMVISAITQMLREVAWDDLDILVVDLPPGTGDAQLTMAQQAPLAGAIIVSTPQDIALIDARRSIAMFQKVSIPILGLIENMSSFCCPTCNHVTPIFGHGGARTEAERRGIPYLGEIPLDMQIRQTSDEGRPIVAVEPDGVHAKHYISIASEVWTAVVTGAAHRPPPRIVIE; the protein is encoded by the coding sequence TTGGATCGTGAGCAGCCTGTGCCCGCCACCTCTTCGGATCTCAAGGCCCGCGCGACGTCGAAAGCCGCCGGCATTCCCGGCGTCAAGCACGTCATCGCGGTCGCTTCCGGCAAGGGCGGCGTCGGAAAATCCACCACCTCGTGCAACCTCGCGCTCGGCTTCGCCGCGCTCGGACTGAAGACCGGCATTCTCGATGCCGATATCTACGGTCCGTCGCAACAAAAATTGTTCGGACTGCGCGGCAAGCCACGCCAACTCGGCCCGCGCATGCTGGAGCCGTTGGAGCGCTTCGGCGTCAAGGTGATGTCGATCGGCTTTCTGGTCGAGGAAGACAACGCCATGATCTGGCGCGGGCCGATGGTGATCTCGGCCATCACGCAGATGTTGCGCGAAGTCGCATGGGACGATCTCGATATTCTCGTCGTCGACCTGCCGCCCGGCACCGGCGATGCGCAGCTCACCATGGCGCAACAGGCGCCGCTGGCCGGCGCGATCATCGTCTCGACGCCGCAGGACATCGCTTTGATCGACGCGCGGCGCAGCATCGCCATGTTTCAAAAGGTGAGCATTCCGATCCTGGGCCTGATCGAGAACATGTCGAGCTTCTGCTGCCCGACCTGCAACCACGTCACGCCGATCTTCGGTCACGGCGGCGCGCGGACGGAAGCCGAACGCCGCGGCATTCCCTATCTCGGCGAGATCCCGCTCGACATGCAGATCCGACAGACCTCCGACGAGGGCCGCCCGATCGTCGCCGTCGAGCCTGACGGTGTCCACGCGAAGCATTACATCAGCATTGCCAGCGAAGTCTGGACCGCGGTCGTAACCGGCGCAGCGCACCGGCCACCGCCACGTATCGTCATCGAGTAG
- a CDS encoding GntR family transcriptional regulator has translation MSLPVGLPALADSDLVGQIARILMQAIVQGRLPPGSKVVEAGVARELGVSRAPVREAARLLEKQGLLVASPRRGFFVRKLEIRNIDEIYDLRLCIERHASVLAARRLTPESRDMLRRQIDVLHRTADLDDPARQVEEDYRFHRLIFEIADNRRLLRLFDDLAAELRMVIGLIGRLYDDPHEIARTHEPLLAAIEAGHPERITAHVDYHIGHAWREVGRLVRELTPPLGNAAEPSSILFPTNGVSV, from the coding sequence ATGTCTCTTCCGGTTGGATTACCGGCACTTGCTGACAGCGATCTGGTCGGCCAGATCGCTCGAATCCTGATGCAGGCCATCGTTCAGGGGCGGCTGCCTCCTGGCTCGAAGGTGGTGGAGGCAGGCGTTGCCCGGGAATTAGGCGTCAGCCGCGCGCCCGTGCGCGAAGCGGCGCGCCTTCTGGAGAAGCAGGGGCTGCTGGTCGCGAGCCCGCGACGCGGCTTTTTCGTCCGCAAGCTCGAAATCAGAAACATCGACGAGATCTACGATTTGCGTCTTTGCATCGAACGGCATGCCAGCGTGCTGGCGGCGCGGCGGCTCACTCCGGAGTCGCGCGACATGTTGCGCCGGCAAATCGATGTTCTGCACCGGACCGCCGATCTCGACGACCCCGCCCGGCAGGTGGAAGAGGATTATCGCTTTCACCGGCTGATCTTTGAAATCGCGGATAACCGCCGTTTGCTGCGGCTATTCGACGATCTCGCAGCAGAGCTGCGCATGGTCATCGGCCTGATCGGCCGCCTCTATGACGACCCGCATGAGATCGCGCGAACCCACGAGCCGCTGCTGGCCGCAATCGAAGCCGGTCATCCCGAGCGCATCACGGCGCATGTCGACTACCATATCGGCCACGCCTGGCGCGAAGTCGGCAGGCTGGTGCGAGAGCTCACGCCGCCCCTCGGCAATGCCGCTGAACCGAGCAGCATCCTGTTTCCAACCAACGGAGTGTCCGTGTGA
- a CDS encoding histone deacetylase family protein, translating to MKAVYTELHRSHDPQFFLVRGVIKRTTEQPERADRLLAGLKAGNHTLVEPTEFGQGPRARVHSAEYLRFLEEAWDAWVALGDSGSEMIANIHPVRYRATYPTHIVGRLGWHAADTAAPIGKGTYAAACAATDVATTAAQLVMDGEDAAYALCRPPGHHAYADMSGGFCFFNNSAVAAAQLRLQHERVAILDVDVHHGNGTQGIFYERSDVLTVSIHADPVFFYPFVWGYAHERGAGPGLGANLNIPLPKGTGDDDYIKALGDAEKTIRAFAPGALVVALGLDASEHDPLAGLAVTTAGFRRIGAAIARFGLPTVFVQEGGYLSDILGANLTAVLGGFEEAR from the coding sequence GTGAAGGCCGTCTACACCGAACTGCATCGAAGCCACGATCCGCAATTCTTCTTGGTCCGCGGCGTCATCAAGCGCACCACCGAGCAGCCCGAACGCGCCGACCGGTTGCTGGCCGGGCTGAAGGCCGGCAACCACACCCTTGTCGAGCCGACGGAGTTCGGCCAGGGCCCGCGCGCCCGCGTTCACAGCGCCGAATATCTGCGTTTTCTGGAGGAAGCCTGGGACGCCTGGGTCGCGCTCGGCGATTCCGGTTCGGAGATGATCGCCAACATCCACCCGGTTCGCTATCGAGCGACATACCCAACCCATATCGTCGGCCGCCTCGGCTGGCACGCGGCGGATACGGCAGCTCCGATCGGCAAGGGCACCTACGCCGCCGCCTGTGCCGCAACCGATGTCGCCACGACTGCGGCGCAACTCGTCATGGACGGCGAAGATGCTGCCTATGCGCTGTGCCGGCCGCCGGGCCACCATGCCTATGCCGACATGTCGGGCGGCTTCTGTTTCTTCAACAACAGCGCGGTGGCAGCGGCGCAGCTTCGGCTGCAGCATGAGCGCGTGGCGATCCTGGACGTCGACGTGCACCACGGCAACGGCACGCAGGGCATCTTCTACGAGCGCTCCGACGTGCTGACGGTGTCGATCCATGCCGATCCCGTCTTCTTCTATCCCTTCGTGTGGGGATATGCGCATGAGCGCGGCGCCGGTCCGGGCCTTGGCGCCAATTTGAACATCCCGCTGCCGAAGGGCACCGGAGATGACGATTACATCAAGGCCCTCGGCGACGCCGAAAAAACCATCCGGGCCTTTGCGCCCGGCGCGCTGGTAGTGGCGCTCGGTCTTGATGCCTCGGAGCACGATCCGCTCGCTGGGCTTGCGGTGACCACGGCCGGCTTCCGGCGCATCGGCGCTGCGATCGCGCGGTTTGGCTTGCCGACGGTTTTCGTTCAGGAGGGTGGTTATCTCTCCGATATTCTCGGCGCCAATCTCACCGCTGTGCTCGGCGGCTTCGAAGAGGCGCGTTAG
- a CDS encoding ABC transporter substrate-binding protein — protein MSKRKILMSFAAMCMLSTAAVAEGPKAGGVVNAVIQPEPPSLMVGLVQNGPTQMVAGNIYEGLLRYSPKLDPLPGLAESWSISEDAKVYTFKLVKGVTWHDGKPFTSADVLFSIEFLKQTHARARGNLVQLDKVEAPDDSTVVFTLKQPFGPFIGIFEVGSLPMIPKHIYEGTDFKTNPANNTPVGTGPFMFREWQKGSFIRLVKNPNYHVKGKPNIDEIYWHVIPDAAARSVAYETGKVDVLPGGSVENFDVPRLSKLKNTCVTGTGWEFFSPHSWLWLNNRSGPTANKKFRQALMFAIDRNMAKDVVWNGLGKIATGPSGSAIKYYTSAVPKYDYDPAKAKALLKEAGYKGEKVRMLPLPYGETWQRWAEMVRQNLQDVGINVEMIATDVPGWNQKVSEWDYDIAFTYLYQYGDPALGVGRNYVSSQIAKGSPFNNVEGYSNPEIDKLFADGAVAFPDKAREEIYAKAQKILVEDVPVAWMLELQFPTITRCSVKNLITTGIGVNDGFRDAWIEK, from the coding sequence ATGTCCAAGCGTAAGATTTTGATGAGCTTTGCTGCGATGTGCATGCTGAGCACCGCGGCGGTGGCCGAGGGACCGAAAGCAGGCGGCGTCGTCAATGCGGTGATCCAACCCGAGCCGCCGAGCCTGATGGTCGGTCTCGTACAGAACGGTCCGACGCAGATGGTGGCCGGCAATATCTATGAAGGCCTGCTGCGCTACAGCCCCAAGCTCGATCCGCTGCCCGGCCTCGCCGAAAGCTGGTCGATCAGCGAGGACGCCAAGGTGTACACCTTCAAGCTCGTCAAGGGCGTGACCTGGCATGACGGCAAGCCGTTCACATCGGCCGACGTCCTGTTCTCGATCGAATTCCTGAAACAGACCCATGCGCGTGCGCGTGGCAATCTCGTGCAACTCGACAAGGTCGAGGCGCCGGATGATTCGACCGTTGTCTTCACGCTGAAGCAGCCGTTCGGCCCCTTCATTGGCATCTTCGAAGTCGGCTCGCTGCCGATGATCCCGAAGCACATCTACGAAGGTACCGATTTCAAGACCAACCCGGCCAACAACACGCCTGTCGGCACCGGTCCCTTCATGTTTAGGGAATGGCAGAAGGGCTCGTTCATCCGCCTCGTCAAGAATCCGAACTACCACGTCAAGGGCAAGCCCAACATCGACGAAATCTACTGGCACGTCATCCCGGACGCTGCCGCGCGTTCGGTCGCGTATGAGACCGGCAAGGTCGACGTGCTGCCGGGCGGCTCGGTCGAGAACTTCGACGTCCCGCGCCTGAGCAAGCTGAAAAACACCTGCGTCACCGGCACGGGCTGGGAGTTCTTCAGCCCGCATTCCTGGCTCTGGCTTAACAACCGCTCCGGTCCCACCGCGAACAAGAAATTCCGCCAGGCGCTGATGTTTGCGATCGATCGCAACATGGCCAAGGACGTGGTCTGGAACGGCCTCGGCAAGATCGCGACCGGTCCGTCGGGCTCGGCAATCAAGTACTACACCAGCGCGGTGCCGAAATACGACTACGATCCGGCCAAGGCGAAGGCCTTGCTCAAGGAGGCCGGCTACAAGGGCGAGAAGGTTCGCATGCTGCCGCTGCCCTATGGCGAGACCTGGCAGCGCTGGGCCGAGATGGTTCGCCAGAACCTGCAGGATGTCGGGATCAACGTCGAGATGATCGCGACCGATGTCCCCGGCTGGAATCAGAAGGTCTCCGAGTGGGACTACGACATCGCGTTCACTTATCTCTACCAGTATGGCGATCCCGCGCTCGGCGTCGGCCGCAACTATGTCTCCAGCCAGATCGCCAAGGGCTCGCCGTTCAACAATGTCGAAGGCTACTCGAATCCCGAGATCGACAAGCTGTTCGCCGACGGCGCGGTCGCTTTCCCCGACAAGGCGCGTGAAGAGATCTACGCCAAGGCGCAAAAGATCCTGGTCGAGGACGTGCCTGTGGCGTGGATGCTCGAACTGCAGTTCCCGACCATCACCCGCTGCAGCGTCAAGAACCTGATCACGACCGG
- a CDS encoding DUF6352 family protein, with the protein MREFWVASGHHLTRRAGHGGLVATPELIMAYLARPELLPPADACEAERHLHASLMADPLRAVSSGDIAALADPDARENWSFMMNFRDRLMAAPSLEAVYVALARKGAGDLPPIFLSQLCHLILRNALEGCDDPYVLRSAELFYRGQLAAIHEGTLLLADAEVIEAEQLAQHDLHSSPLTAMLQQPKSFGEMDVMDDENAWTYWSRSDAHAMVMNIGGNKKARAGLCRVIERWIGHLLGVTVSVETVPSIEDRDWRWFIGLDSEATRIGNALWRGDRLENVVAERIVALMRLTFEDVRLVDERVGDKPVYLILAMGADKVVRLKPQNLIAGLPLAAAATVT; encoded by the coding sequence ATGAGAGAATTTTGGGTCGCCTCGGGCCATCACCTCACGCGCCGCGCCGGTCACGGCGGGCTGGTTGCGACGCCCGAACTCATCATGGCCTATCTGGCGCGGCCCGAATTGCTGCCGCCGGCCGATGCCTGCGAGGCCGAGCGCCATCTGCATGCGAGCCTGATGGCCGATCCGCTGCGCGCGGTCTCAAGCGGTGATATCGCCGCGCTGGCCGACCCTGACGCGCGCGAAAACTGGTCCTTCATGATGAATTTCCGCGACCGGCTGATGGCAGCGCCGTCACTGGAGGCGGTTTATGTCGCACTCGCCCGCAAGGGGGCCGGCGACCTGCCGCCGATCTTCCTGTCGCAATTGTGCCACCTGATCCTGCGCAATGCGCTCGAAGGCTGCGACGACCCTTATGTATTGCGTTCCGCGGAGCTGTTCTATCGTGGCCAACTGGCCGCCATTCACGAAGGCACGTTGCTGCTGGCCGATGCGGAAGTCATCGAGGCGGAACAGCTTGCCCAGCACGACCTGCATTCATCGCCGCTGACGGCCATGCTGCAGCAGCCGAAGTCTTTCGGCGAGATGGACGTGATGGACGACGAAAACGCCTGGACCTACTGGTCGCGGTCGGACGCGCATGCGATGGTGATGAATATCGGCGGCAACAAAAAAGCGCGCGCCGGGCTGTGCCGGGTCATCGAGCGCTGGATTGGCCACCTGCTTGGCGTTACCGTCAGCGTCGAAACGGTACCCTCGATCGAGGACCGCGACTGGCGCTGGTTCATCGGTCTCGACAGCGAGGCGACTCGGATCGGCAATGCGTTGTGGCGCGGCGACCGGCTGGAGAATGTCGTTGCTGAACGGATCGTGGCCTTGATGCGCCTGACCTTCGAAGACGTGCGGCTGGTGGATGAGCGGGTCGGCGACAAGCCGGTCTACCTCATCCTCGCCATGGGCGCGGACAAGGTAGTGAGGCTAAAGCCGCAAAATCTGATCGCGGGCTTGCCGCTGGCCGCAGCCGCGACTGTCACATGA
- a CDS encoding DUF6505 family protein, with amino-acid sequence MLKFPRTIRLDPSDTFVFDRAAEPGEWAVSGAFVFWNRDPATLGQKQRVALRSGFLGIDSLGWSTLAVVTEASEAEREAMIERLASQLLEKFGAPDADAARLAAEEEIAFAASLCEHPPQTLLAVQRSVENGEIRERFRTLKPRAVAADADRLHAHASAFTFHEVEGDAEPAEEVDLLGLIRTNARTTDRT; translated from the coding sequence ATGCTGAAATTTCCGCGAACCATCAGGCTGGACCCGTCCGACACCTTCGTCTTCGACCGGGCGGCGGAACCCGGCGAATGGGCGGTTTCCGGCGCGTTCGTTTTTTGGAACCGGGATCCGGCCACGCTCGGTCAGAAGCAGCGCGTGGCGCTGCGCTCGGGCTTTCTCGGAATCGACAGTCTCGGATGGTCGACGCTTGCGGTCGTCACCGAAGCCAGCGAAGCGGAGCGGGAGGCGATGATCGAGCGGCTTGCAAGCCAGTTGCTGGAGAAATTCGGGGCGCCCGATGCGGACGCCGCTCGTCTCGCCGCCGAGGAAGAGATCGCATTCGCAGCCTCGCTCTGCGAACATCCGCCGCAGACCCTGCTCGCTGTGCAGCGCAGCGTCGAAAACGGCGAAATCCGCGAACGCTTTCGGACCCTCAAGCCGCGCGCGGTTGCCGCGGATGCCGACCGGTTGCACGCCCATGCCAGCGCCTTTACCTTCCATGAAGTCGAAGGCGATGCTGAACCTGCCGAAGAGGTCGATCTTCTCGGGCTGATCAGGACCAACGCCAGGACGACGGATCGTACATGA